The genomic window AGGTAAACACCTGAATTGACGGTTAGGAATTATCCGGAGTCGTGAAGTAAAGGTCGGATTATTTCTCCGGCCGGATCGCGATTTTCGGCGACCACTCCAGCCATTCTTTTTGCGGCTGATCGTAAAGGGGAAACACCATGCCGTTTTTGGCCGGCTTGGCGTTGGGATCGTCGGGCGTCGCGAAAGCGACGCCGCCGGCCAGCAAAGAACGCAGCGATTCCACTTTGATGTCGAGGCCGCTGAAGAGTCCGGCGCGGACGTCGGCGCCGCTGACGTTCCAGAACTTCGAGCCGGTCCGGACCAAGGGGGCGTAACGCTCGCGGATGAAAAGACGAATGCTCACCATCGTGCCGTCGGCGCTGAGATCGGCCTCTTGAACGACGCCGACTTCGACGCCGCGATAATAGATCGGAGAGTTGGGCCGCAGCGATCCGACGCGCTTGGAAAGCAGCGCGATCTTAAGCCCGTTGCGTTCGAGCATCACCGGCGAGCTCTCCAGGCCGATGAACTCCGATTTCGGCGCGCCCTTCCCCGGCAAAACTTCGATATGCGGCCCGCTGATGA from Candidatus Binatia bacterium includes these protein-coding regions:
- a CDS encoding MlaD family protein, translating into MSEAEERAESTEELPKAAVRKPKWSFPVIWIVPVIAAVVAGYLVYDRVRAYGPTITIRFKDATGLRGGETPIKHLGVTIAQVKSLELTDDMDHVLVTARLPRGPVSVAREGSVFWIVRPELGVANVSGLGTVISGPHIEVLPGKGAPKSEFIGLESSPVMLERNGLKIALLSKRVGSLRPNSPIYYRGVEVGVVQEADLSADGTMVSIRLFIRERYAPLVRTGSKFWNVSGADVRAGLFSGLDIKVESLRSLLAGGVAFATPDDPNAKPAKNGMVFPLYDQPQKEWLEWSPKIAIRPEK